The Candidatus Polarisedimenticolia bacterium genome window below encodes:
- a CDS encoding patatin-like phospholipase family protein: MSAGTDRARAGAAALGLLVLLLAGGAAPPSRPRIGLALSGGGARGIAHVAVLEALEAQRIPIDCMAGTSMGAIVGGLYASGLSPAQIRTALLEVDWPDTFNDLPARRDLGYRRKEDDASDLIKLEMGIRNGRLLLPRGLVAGQKIAFALQSLTLPAARVRDFDRLPTPFRAVATDLGTGEMVVLRSGNLADALHASMSIPGIVAPFEIDGRILGDGGLVRNLPVDVARSMGADVVIAVDVSSPLFSPEELRSLPNITLQVTGIMTHENVEEQIKDADIAIVPELGTITATDYARADDILEAGTTAALAQPEALGRLALTDDAFREHLARARAPLSAPPRIDAVTVEGYTRVDRRIIEKRLKTRAGGPLEIQTLKSDLARIYELGDFERVDYALEQEGDRTKLVIRTREKSWGPNYLRFGLNLRNDFQGDTDFNIISRLTMTRIDPLGAEWRSDVEVGETRRVSSEFYQPLDFSGTFFVAPSVDYANAIVGVFEGDDRIADYQTRSVSGSLALGAQLGRYGEARIGVIRGRVWARPRVGDPGLPVLDVPVAAYAGRFVVDRFDNPNFPHRGRGAGLDVYLPRRGLGSDVSYDRIQGSIVQVFGAGRHHVFMGLEGGTNLGSAIPFYDEFPVGGLFSLSGFKQGQLRGQLFGVARAGYYRRSGKLSGISGQAIYLGGWLEAGNAWATSRDVGTGDLHYAATLVIGADTFLGPLFLAYGHADGGHDAIYLSMGRSLGGRRRFGFGHF, encoded by the coding sequence TTGAGCGCGGGAACCGATCGCGCCCGCGCGGGGGCGGCGGCTCTCGGGCTCCTCGTGCTCCTCCTGGCCGGCGGCGCGGCCCCTCCCTCACGTCCCCGGATCGGCCTCGCCCTCTCGGGGGGCGGCGCGCGCGGCATCGCGCACGTTGCGGTCCTCGAGGCCCTGGAAGCGCAGCGGATTCCGATCGACTGCATGGCGGGCACCAGCATGGGCGCCATCGTCGGGGGGCTGTACGCCTCGGGGCTCTCTCCCGCGCAGATCCGCACGGCCCTCCTGGAGGTGGACTGGCCCGACACCTTCAATGACCTGCCTGCGCGCCGCGATCTCGGCTACCGGCGGAAGGAGGACGATGCGAGCGATTTGATCAAGCTGGAGATGGGGATACGGAACGGCCGGCTCCTCCTGCCCCGGGGGCTTGTAGCCGGCCAGAAGATTGCCTTCGCCCTGCAATCCCTCACGCTGCCGGCGGCGCGCGTGCGCGATTTCGACCGCCTGCCGACACCGTTCCGGGCCGTCGCCACCGACCTGGGGACCGGGGAGATGGTGGTCCTCCGGAGCGGCAACCTCGCCGACGCCCTGCACGCCAGCATGAGCATCCCCGGCATCGTCGCGCCGTTCGAGATCGACGGCAGAATCCTCGGGGACGGCGGGCTGGTGCGCAATCTGCCGGTGGACGTCGCGCGCTCGATGGGAGCCGATGTGGTCATCGCGGTCGACGTGAGCTCGCCGCTCTTTTCCCCCGAGGAGCTGCGCTCCCTTCCGAATATCACGCTGCAGGTCACGGGGATCATGACGCACGAAAACGTCGAGGAGCAGATCAAGGATGCCGACATCGCGATCGTCCCCGAGCTGGGGACGATCACCGCGACCGACTACGCACGGGCGGATGACATCCTCGAGGCCGGCACCACCGCGGCCCTCGCGCAGCCGGAGGCGCTGGGCCGCCTGGCCCTCACGGACGACGCGTTCCGTGAGCATCTGGCGCGCGCGCGCGCGCCGCTCTCCGCTCCGCCCCGCATCGACGCGGTCACCGTGGAGGGGTACACGCGGGTCGATCGGCGCATCATCGAGAAGCGGCTGAAGACCCGGGCCGGTGGCCCGCTCGAGATTCAGACCTTGAAGTCCGACCTGGCACGAATCTACGAGCTGGGAGATTTCGAGCGGGTCGATTACGCCCTGGAGCAGGAGGGGGACCGGACGAAGCTCGTGATCCGGACCCGGGAGAAGTCGTGGGGACCGAACTACCTGCGCTTCGGCCTGAACTTGCGGAACGACTTCCAGGGGGACACGGACTTCAACATCATCTCCAGGCTGACCATGACACGGATCGACCCTCTGGGGGCCGAATGGCGCAGCGACGTCGAGGTCGGCGAGACGCGGCGGGTCTCCTCGGAGTTCTATCAGCCGCTCGATTTCTCGGGGACTTTCTTCGTCGCGCCGAGCGTGGATTACGCCAACGCGATCGTCGGGGTGTTCGAGGGGGACGATCGGATCGCCGACTACCAGACGCGCTCGGTTTCGGGATCCCTGGCCCTGGGGGCGCAGCTCGGCCGCTACGGCGAGGCGCGCATCGGGGTCATCCGCGGACGGGTATGGGCCCGGCCGAGGGTCGGCGATCCGGGGTTGCCGGTCCTGGACGTCCCGGTGGCCGCGTACGCGGGGCGCTTCGTGGTCGATCGGTTTGACAACCCGAACTTCCCGCACCGCGGTCGCGGGGCCGGCCTCGACGTCTACCTGCCGCGGCGAGGACTCGGTTCGGATGTCTCCTACGACCGGATCCAGGGATCCATCGTCCAGGTCTTCGGCGCCGGCCGCCATCATGTGTTCATGGGTCTCGAGGGCGGCACCAACCTGGGAAGCGCGATCCCGTTCTACGACGAGTTCCCCGTTGGAGGCTTGTTTTCCCTTTCCGGGTTCAAGCAGGGGCAGCTGCGCGGCCAGCTTTTCGGCGTGGCACGAGCGGGATACTACAGGCGATCGGGAAAGCTCTCGGGGATCTCCGGCCAGGCCATCTATCTCGGCGGCTGGCTGGAGGCGGGCAACGCCTGGGCCACGAGCCGCGACGTCGGCACGGGCGATCTGCATTACGCGGCGACACTGGTGATCGGAGCGGACACGTTCCTCGGCCCGCTCTTCCTGGCGTACGGCCACGCGGACGGGGGGCACGACGCCATCTACCTGTCGATGGGCCGATCGCTGGGAGGACGGCGGCGCTTCGGCTTCGGGCACTTCTGA
- a CDS encoding trypsin-like peptidase domain-containing protein, translated as MMKPCAAVCIAIVMLWAAGPAAGAAEGPPTLSEVFRRVDPAVVEIHTTEVDLPPGPESLPVSVSGLGSGVLITPDGKVLTAAHVVQTANAIEVEFLTGEVVKARVLSSEPSADVAVLQLEKPPRGPFVARLGDSDAVEIGAPVFVVGAPLGASHTLTAGHISARRKPNSTFSGMSRAEFFQTDASINQGNSGGPLFDMQGEVIGIVSHILSHSGGSEGLGFAVTSRVARQLLEQKSFWSGVNGFMLSGDLAQVFNVPPPGVGLLIQRVAAGSPAERLGLKGGTTRASIGGEDLVVGGDIILSILGTSLAEPNSLAMVRQKITALGPDEQVAVVVLRGGKAVTLTTQVPAQP; from the coding sequence ATGATGAAGCCATGCGCTGCGGTCTGCATCGCCATCGTGATGCTGTGGGCCGCCGGCCCCGCCGCGGGAGCGGCCGAAGGACCGCCGACCCTGTCGGAGGTCTTCAGGCGGGTGGATCCGGCGGTCGTCGAGATCCACACCACGGAGGTCGATCTGCCGCCGGGCCCGGAGAGCCTGCCGGTCAGCGTGTCCGGTCTGGGCTCCGGCGTCCTCATCACGCCGGACGGCAAGGTGCTGACCGCCGCGCACGTGGTGCAGACGGCCAACGCGATCGAGGTCGAGTTCCTGACCGGGGAGGTCGTGAAGGCGCGGGTCCTGTCGTCCGAGCCCTCGGCCGACGTGGCGGTCCTGCAGCTGGAGAAACCGCCGCGCGGGCCGTTCGTCGCGAGGCTCGGCGACTCGGACGCGGTCGAGATCGGCGCCCCGGTCTTCGTGGTGGGGGCGCCCCTGGGCGCCAGCCACACGCTGACCGCCGGGCACATCAGCGCCCGCCGCAAGCCGAATTCGACCTTCAGCGGCATGTCGCGCGCGGAATTCTTCCAGACCGACGCCTCGATCAACCAGGGGAACTCCGGGGGGCCGTTGTTCGACATGCAGGGGGAGGTGATCGGCATCGTCAGCCACATCCTGTCCCACTCCGGAGGATCGGAGGGGCTCGGGTTCGCCGTGACCTCCAGGGTGGCGCGCCAGCTCCTGGAGCAGAAATCGTTCTGGAGCGGGGTCAACGGCTTCATGCTCTCGGGCGACCTGGCGCAGGTGTTCAACGTCCCGCCTCCCGGAGTCGGCCTCCTGATTCAGCGGGTGGCCGCGGGGTCCCCGGCCGAGCGGCTCGGGCTGAAGGGGGGGACGACCCGGGCCAGCATCGGCGGCGAGGACCTGGTCGTGGGCGGGGACATCATCCTGTCGATCCTCGGGACGTCCCTCGCCGAGCCGAACAGCCTCGCGATGGTCCGGCAGAAGATCACGGCGCTCGGCCCGGACGAGCAGGTGGCCGTCGTCGTCCTGCGCGGAGGCAAGGCGGTCACCTTGACGACGCAGGTCCCCGCGCAGCCTTGA
- a CDS encoding M2 family metallopeptidase — protein sequence MTAHSPRRPSLTVFLIALILALVAGPAAWHRIEAAAATPKPGAKSPTVAEATAFIEAAESRLQDLAIKSDRANWVQSNFITEDTEKIAADANEALIGAVAENALAARRFEGLKLPADVARKFALLKVAVELPAPSNESERGELTEIAASLEGAYGRGKYCPPATAAAPAGGGAEGSGDGCLDVNAITKIMADSRDPKQLLDVWRGWHTISPPMRPKYQRFVELANKGAREQGFKDLGALWRSSYDMPPDAFAAEVERLWNQVAPLYWSLHAYMRTRLVKQYGAQVVPPDGPIPAHLLGNIWAQQWGNLEPLVATPGGGLGYDLTKILVDRKVDDHQMVRFGEGFFTSLGFDPLPATFWERSLFVKPADRDVVCHASAWDLDAQEDLRIKMCIEINDEDFRTIHHELGHNFYQRAYRRQPAMFRGGANGAFHEAIGDTIALSITPAYLKRIGLLDTVPPPTGEIGYLMKMALDKVAFLPFGLLIDQWRWKVFSGEVTPASYNRAWWDLRLKYQGVAPAVARTESDFDPGAKYHVPANVSYTRYFLAHILQFQFHRALCREAGFQGPLYQCSIYGNEAAGKKLRAMLEMGQSRPWPEALYALTGERQMDATAILDYFAPLKKWLDEQNQGKKIGV from the coding sequence ATGACTGCGCACTCCCCCAGGCGCCCGTCCCTGACCGTTTTCCTCATCGCCCTGATTCTCGCGCTGGTGGCCGGCCCCGCGGCGTGGCACCGGATCGAGGCGGCCGCCGCGACGCCGAAGCCCGGCGCGAAGAGCCCCACCGTCGCCGAGGCGACCGCCTTCATCGAGGCGGCCGAGAGCCGGCTTCAGGACCTGGCGATCAAGTCCGACCGGGCCAACTGGGTCCAGTCGAACTTCATCACGGAAGACACCGAGAAGATCGCCGCCGACGCCAACGAGGCGCTCATCGGGGCGGTGGCCGAGAATGCCCTCGCCGCCCGGCGCTTCGAGGGGCTCAAGCTGCCTGCCGACGTGGCGCGCAAGTTCGCGCTCCTGAAGGTGGCGGTGGAGCTTCCGGCTCCCAGCAACGAGTCCGAGCGCGGCGAGCTGACCGAGATCGCCGCGTCGCTCGAGGGGGCCTACGGACGGGGGAAATACTGCCCGCCGGCCACCGCGGCCGCCCCGGCCGGCGGCGGCGCGGAGGGCTCGGGCGACGGCTGCCTCGACGTCAACGCCATCACCAAGATCATGGCGGACAGCCGCGACCCGAAGCAGCTGCTCGATGTCTGGCGCGGCTGGCACACCATCTCGCCGCCGATGCGCCCGAAGTACCAGCGCTTCGTCGAGCTGGCGAACAAGGGGGCCCGCGAGCAGGGCTTCAAGGATCTCGGCGCCCTGTGGCGCTCGAGCTACGACATGCCCCCCGACGCCTTCGCCGCCGAGGTCGAGCGCCTGTGGAACCAGGTCGCGCCGCTCTACTGGTCGCTGCACGCCTACATGCGCACCCGGCTGGTGAAGCAGTACGGCGCGCAGGTGGTTCCGCCCGACGGCCCCATTCCGGCGCACCTGCTCGGAAACATCTGGGCGCAGCAGTGGGGCAACCTCGAGCCGCTGGTCGCCACGCCGGGCGGCGGCCTCGGCTACGACCTGACGAAGATCCTGGTCGACCGGAAGGTGGACGACCATCAGATGGTGCGCTTCGGCGAGGGCTTCTTCACGTCGCTCGGTTTCGATCCGCTCCCGGCGACCTTCTGGGAGCGGTCCCTGTTCGTCAAGCCGGCCGACCGTGACGTCGTCTGCCACGCCAGCGCCTGGGACCTCGACGCCCAGGAGGACCTCCGCATCAAGATGTGCATCGAGATCAACGACGAGGATTTCCGCACCATCCACCACGAGCTCGGGCACAACTTCTACCAGCGCGCCTACCGCCGCCAGCCGGCAATGTTCCGCGGCGGCGCCAACGGCGCCTTCCATGAGGCGATCGGCGACACCATCGCGCTGTCGATCACGCCGGCCTACCTGAAGCGGATCGGGCTTCTGGACACCGTGCCCCCGCCGACCGGCGAGATCGGCTACCTGATGAAGATGGCCCTCGACAAGGTCGCCTTCCTGCCGTTCGGCCTGCTCATCGACCAGTGGCGCTGGAAGGTCTTCTCCGGGGAGGTCACGCCGGCGAGCTACAACCGGGCCTGGTGGGACCTGCGCCTCAAGTACCAGGGGGTCGCGCCGGCCGTCGCGCGGACCGAGTCGGACTTCGACCCCGGCGCCAAGTACCACGTGCCGGCCAACGTGTCCTACACCCGCTACTTCCTCGCCCACATCCTGCAGTTCCAGTTCCATCGGGCGCTGTGCCGCGAGGCCGGGTTCCAGGGTCCGCTCTACCAGTGCTCGATCTACGGCAACGAGGCCGCGGGAAAGAAGCTGCGCGCCATGCTCGAGATGGGGCAGAGCCGCCCCTGGCCCGAGGCGCTCTACGCCCTGACCGGCGAGAGGCAGATGGACGCCACGGCGATCCTCGACTACTTCGCGCCGCTCAAGAAGTGGCTCGACGAGCAGAACCAGGGGAAGAAGATCGGGGTGTAG